A section of the Ovis canadensis isolate MfBH-ARS-UI-01 breed Bighorn chromosome 1, ARS-UI_OviCan_v2, whole genome shotgun sequence genome encodes:
- the TTC39A gene encoding tetratricopeptide repeat protein 39A isoform X2, with amino-acid sequence MAFLTAWKGAASGKSDYRTPVSSLHEALDQCMTALDLFLTNQFSEALNYLKPRTKESMYHSLTYATILEMQAMMTFDPQDILLAGNMMKEAQSLCQRHRRKSSVTDSFSSLVHRPTMDQFTEEEIHAEVCYAECLLQRAALTFLQDENMVSFIKGGIKVRSSYQTYKELDSLVQSSQYCKGENHRHFEGGVKLGVGAFNLTLSMLPTRILRLLEFVGFSGNKDYGLLQLEEGASGHSFRAVLCVMLLLCYHTFLTFVLGTGNVNIEEAEKLLRPYLKRYPKGAIFLFFAGRIEVIKGNVDAAVRRFEECCEAQQRWKQFHHMCYWELMWCFTYKGQWKMAYFYADLLSKENSWSKATYIYMKAAYLSMFGKEDYKPFGDDEVELFRAVPGLKLKIAGKSLPTEKFAIRKSRRYLSPKPISLPVPALEMMYIWNGYAVIGKQPELTDGILEIIIKAEEMLEKGPENEYSVDDECLVKLLKGLCLKYLGRVQEAEENFRSISANEKRIKYDHYLIPNALLELALLFMEQGRNEEAVKLLETAKQNYKNYSMESRTHFRIQAATLQAKSSLEKGNRSMVSSVSL; translated from the exons AACCAAGGAAAGCATGTACCACTCGCTGACTTACGCCACTATCCTGGAGATGCAGGCTATGATGACCTTCGACCCCCAGGACATCCTACTTGCTGGCAACATGATGAAGGAGGCTCAGTCGCTCTGTCAGAG GCACAGGAGGAAGTCCTCTGTAACAGATTCCTTCAGTAGCCTGGTGCACCGCCCCACTATGGACCAGTTCACAGAAG AGGAAATCCACGCTGAGGTCTGCTACGCAGAGTGCCTGCTGCAGAGAGCGGCCCTGACCTTCCTGCAG GACGAGAACATGGTGAGCTTCATCAAGGGCGGCATCAAAGTTCGAAGCAGCTACCAGACCTACAA GGAGCTGGACAGCCTTGTGCAGTCCTCACAGTACTGCAAGGGGGAGAACCACAGGCACTTTGAAGGAGGGGTGAAGCTCGGCGTGGGCGCCTTCAACCTG ACGCTGTCCATGCTTCCTACCAGGATCCTGCGGCTGCTTGAGTTCGTAGGGTTTTCAGGAAACAAG GACTACGGGCTGCTGCAGCTGGAGGAGGGTGCATCGGGGCACAGCTTCCGCGCCGTGCTCTGCGTCATGCTGCTGCTCTGCTACCACACCTTCCTCACCTTCGTGCTTG GCACCGGGAACGTCAACATCGAGGAGGCAGAGAAGCTCTTGAGACCCTACCTGAAGCGATACCCTAAG GGCGCCATCTTCCTGTTCTTTGCGGGGCGGATTGAAGTCATTAAAGGCAATGTTGATGCG GCCGTCCGGCGGTTCGAGGAGTGCTGCGAGGCCCAGCAGCGCTGGAAGCAGTTCCACCACATGTGCTACTGGGAGCTGATGTGGTGCTTCACCTACAAGGGCCAGTGGAAGATGGCCTACTTCTACGCAGACCTGCTCAGCAAGGAGAACTCCTGGTCCAAG GCCACCTATATCTACATGAAGGCCGCCTACCTCAGCATGTTTGGGAAGGAGGACTACAAACCGTTTGGAGATGACGAAGTGGAGCTGTTCAG AGCTGTGCCAGGCCTGaaactcaagattgctgggaaatcTCTACCCACAGAGAAGTTTGCCATCCGGAAGTCCAGACGCTACCTCTCCCCTAAACCTATCTCGTTGCCCGTCCCTGCTCTG GAAATGATGTACATTTGGAATGGCTACGCTGTGATTGGGAAGCAGCCGGAACTCACAGATGGGATCCTTGAGATTATCATCAAGGCCGAAGAGATGCTGGAAAAGGGCCCAG AGAATGAGTACTCAGTGGATGATGAGTGCTTGGTGAAGCTGCTGAAAGGCCTGTGTCTGAAATATCTGGGCCGTGTCCAGGAGGCTGAGGAGAATTTCAGGAGCATCTCTGCCAA TGAAAAGAGGATTAAATATGACCATTACTTGATCCCAAATGCCCTGCTGGAGCTGGCCCTGCTGTTTATGGAGCAAGGCAGAAATGAAGAGGCCGTCAAACTCTTGGAAACTGCCAA GCAAAACTATAAGAATTATTCCATGGAGTCAAGGACACATTTTCGAATCCAGGCAGCCACACTCCAAGCCAAGTCTTCCCTAGAAAAGGGCAACAGATCTATGGTCTCATCAGTGTCCTTGTAG
- the TTC39A gene encoding tetratricopeptide repeat protein 39A isoform X3 translates to MTALDLFLTNQFSEALNYLKPRTKESMYHSLTYATILEMQAMMTFDPQDILLAGNMMKEAQSLCQRHRRKSSVTDSFSSLVHRPTMDQFTEEEIHAEVCYAECLLQRAALTFLQDENMVSFIKGGIKVRSSYQTYKELDSLVQSSQYCKGENHRHFEGGVKLGVGAFNLTLSMLPTRILRLLEFVGFSGNKDYGLLQLEEGASGHSFRAVLCVMLLLCYHTFLTFVLGTGNVNIEEAEKLLRPYLKRYPKGAIFLFFAGRIEVIKGNVDAAVRRFEECCEAQQRWKQFHHMCYWELMWCFTYKGQWKMAYFYADLLSKENSWSKATYIYMKAAYLSMFGKEDYKPFGDDEVELFRAVPGLKLKIAGKSLPTEKFAIRKSRRYLSPKPISLPVPALEMMYIWNGYAVIGKQPELTDGILEIIIKAEEMLEKGPENEYSVDDECLVKLLKGLCLKYLGRVQEAEENFRSISANEKRIKYDHYLIPNALLELALLFMEQGRNEEAVKLLETAKQNYKNYSMESRTHFRIQAATLQAKSSLEKGNRSMVSSVSL, encoded by the exons AACCAAGGAAAGCATGTACCACTCGCTGACTTACGCCACTATCCTGGAGATGCAGGCTATGATGACCTTCGACCCCCAGGACATCCTACTTGCTGGCAACATGATGAAGGAGGCTCAGTCGCTCTGTCAGAG GCACAGGAGGAAGTCCTCTGTAACAGATTCCTTCAGTAGCCTGGTGCACCGCCCCACTATGGACCAGTTCACAGAAG AGGAAATCCACGCTGAGGTCTGCTACGCAGAGTGCCTGCTGCAGAGAGCGGCCCTGACCTTCCTGCAG GACGAGAACATGGTGAGCTTCATCAAGGGCGGCATCAAAGTTCGAAGCAGCTACCAGACCTACAA GGAGCTGGACAGCCTTGTGCAGTCCTCACAGTACTGCAAGGGGGAGAACCACAGGCACTTTGAAGGAGGGGTGAAGCTCGGCGTGGGCGCCTTCAACCTG ACGCTGTCCATGCTTCCTACCAGGATCCTGCGGCTGCTTGAGTTCGTAGGGTTTTCAGGAAACAAG GACTACGGGCTGCTGCAGCTGGAGGAGGGTGCATCGGGGCACAGCTTCCGCGCCGTGCTCTGCGTCATGCTGCTGCTCTGCTACCACACCTTCCTCACCTTCGTGCTTG GCACCGGGAACGTCAACATCGAGGAGGCAGAGAAGCTCTTGAGACCCTACCTGAAGCGATACCCTAAG GGCGCCATCTTCCTGTTCTTTGCGGGGCGGATTGAAGTCATTAAAGGCAATGTTGATGCG GCCGTCCGGCGGTTCGAGGAGTGCTGCGAGGCCCAGCAGCGCTGGAAGCAGTTCCACCACATGTGCTACTGGGAGCTGATGTGGTGCTTCACCTACAAGGGCCAGTGGAAGATGGCCTACTTCTACGCAGACCTGCTCAGCAAGGAGAACTCCTGGTCCAAG GCCACCTATATCTACATGAAGGCCGCCTACCTCAGCATGTTTGGGAAGGAGGACTACAAACCGTTTGGAGATGACGAAGTGGAGCTGTTCAG AGCTGTGCCAGGCCTGaaactcaagattgctgggaaatcTCTACCCACAGAGAAGTTTGCCATCCGGAAGTCCAGACGCTACCTCTCCCCTAAACCTATCTCGTTGCCCGTCCCTGCTCTG GAAATGATGTACATTTGGAATGGCTACGCTGTGATTGGGAAGCAGCCGGAACTCACAGATGGGATCCTTGAGATTATCATCAAGGCCGAAGAGATGCTGGAAAAGGGCCCAG AGAATGAGTACTCAGTGGATGATGAGTGCTTGGTGAAGCTGCTGAAAGGCCTGTGTCTGAAATATCTGGGCCGTGTCCAGGAGGCTGAGGAGAATTTCAGGAGCATCTCTGCCAA TGAAAAGAGGATTAAATATGACCATTACTTGATCCCAAATGCCCTGCTGGAGCTGGCCCTGCTGTTTATGGAGCAAGGCAGAAATGAAGAGGCCGTCAAACTCTTGGAAACTGCCAA GCAAAACTATAAGAATTATTCCATGGAGTCAAGGACACATTTTCGAATCCAGGCAGCCACACTCCAAGCCAAGTCTTCCCTAGAAAAGGGCAACAGATCTATGGTCTCATCAGTGTCCTTGTAG